One genomic window of Solanum dulcamara chromosome 12, daSolDulc1.2, whole genome shotgun sequence includes the following:
- the LOC129875587 gene encoding uncharacterized protein LOC129875587 produces the protein MAIKLVVGGLTLNIISAYAPQVGLDEETKRRFWEDLDEIVVSILPTEKLFIKGDFNGHIGSVSMGYDEVHRGFGFGCRNSRGASLLDFAKAFGLRVANSSFPKKKEHLVTFRSSRAATQIDFWLLRKDDKILCKDCKVTPSENLTTQYKLLVMDLEIRRKKKKRVVDDRSRIR, from the coding sequence ATGGCGATTAAGTTAGTCGTTGGAGGGCTCaccttgaacattattagtgcctaTGCACCGCAAGTGGGGTTGGACGAGGAGACAaaaaggcgcttttgggaggacttGGATGAAATAGTGGTCAGTATACTGCCTACTGAGAAGTTATTCATAAaaggagatttcaatgggcacattgggTCTGTTTCGATGGGCTATGACGAGGTGCATAGAGGATTTGGCTTCGGGTGCAGGAATAGTAGAGGAGCCTCACTCCTAGATTTCGCAAAAGCTTTTGGTTTAAGGGtggccaactcgagtttcccaaagaagaaGGAGCACTTGGTAACTTTTCGTAGCTCGAGGGCGGCGACGCAAATAGACTTCTGGCTCCTTAGAAAAGATGATAAAATCCTCTGTAAGGACTGCAAGGTCACACCAAGTGAGAATCTTACGACCCAATATAAACTATTAGTCATGGACTTGGAGAtaagaaggaagaaaaaaaagagggtCGTGGATGACCGATCGAGGATTAGGTAG